The nucleotide window AGTGTGACCAGCTGCTAACATTTCCGTAACCCAAGCCGCAGGTTTTTTGCCCAAAGCCGTCATGATTTCGATAGCTTTCGCCACGCCAATTGCGTCCCATTTCTCGAATGGACCTACTTCCCAACCGAAACCAGCACGAAGTGCATCGTCAATTTTGTAAAGCTCATCAGAAATTTCTGGAATGCGGTGCGAAACGTATTGGAACAAACCAGCAAACATTTGTCTGTAAAATTCGCCTGCTTTGTCTTGGCCTTTTACCAACACTTTGAAGCGGTCTTTTACAACTTCAATTGTTTTAGTAAGCTCCAATGTTGCGAATTTCACTTTACCCGCAGGGGCATATTCTAATGTTTTGAGGTTAAGGCTATGAATTTCTTTCGCGCCATTTGCCCCAACTGTTTTCTTGTAGAAACCTTGTTTGGTTTTGTCGCCAAGCCATTTGTTCGCTTCCATTTGCTTCAAAAATTCAGGCAACACGAAAATGTCGCGTGATTCGTCGTTTGGAAGAGCTGCGTACAAGTTGCTGGCCACTTTCGTAAGTGTGTCCAAACCAACCACGTCCGAAGTACGGAAAGTAGCCGATTTAGCGTGTCCGATTACAGGACCAGTGAGTTTGTCCACTTCGTCGATGGTCATATCAAGGTCTTGCATAATCTTGATTACTTCCATGATGGCATAAACGCCCACGCGGTTAGCGATGAAAGCAGGCGTATCTTTACACAAAACGGTTGTTTTGCCCAAGAAACGGTCGCCGTAGTGCATCAAGAAATTAACCACTTCTGCATCAGTGTGAGGCGTAGGGATAATTTCGAGCAAACGCAAATAGCGTGGAGGGTTGAAGAAGTGAACACCGCAGAAGTTTTTCACGAAATCTTCCGAACGGCCTTCCGCCATCAAATGAATCGGAATACCAGAGGTGTTAGAAGTAATTAGTGTACCTGGTTTGCGGTATTTTTCTACTTGTTCAAAAACAGTTTTTTTGATAGCCAAGTTTTCTACTACTACCTCAATTACCCAATCCGAATTGGCAATGTCTTTCATGTTGTCTTCGAAGTTGCCAAGCGAAACGCGGCTTGCAAACGAAGCATGATACAAAGGATTTGGGTTTGATTTTACGGCAGAAGTGAAAGCGTCCGTAACAATGCGGTTACGCACTGCTTTATCGTTTACAGTAAGGCCTTTCGCTTTTTCTGCGTCGTTTGGTTCTTTTGGTGCAATATCTAAAAGTAATACTTCTACACCAACGTTGGCCAAATGGCAAGCGATGCGGCTGCCCATTACGCCCGAACCCAAAACGGTTGCGCGGCGAATACGGCGTTGTGAGGCTGGAATTACAGCAACATTGGAAGTTGCTGGTGAAGCAAAAGTCATGTCCATAATATAAATGATGTATTTTGGTTTCGGGTGTTAAATTTAACTGAACAAAGATAGTTAAAAAATAATTGGGTGGTAATTTTTTTTGAAATATTTTTTTTATTGTTGATATTGAGC belongs to Flexibacter flexilis DSM 6793 and includes:
- a CDS encoding 3-hydroxyacyl-CoA dehydrogenase/enoyl-CoA hydratase family protein, whose protein sequence is MDMTFASPATSNVAVIPASQRRIRRATVLGSGVMGSRIACHLANVGVEVLLLDIAPKEPNDAEKAKGLTVNDKAVRNRIVTDAFTSAVKSNPNPLYHASFASRVSLGNFEDNMKDIANSDWVIEVVVENLAIKKTVFEQVEKYRKPGTLITSNTSGIPIHLMAEGRSEDFVKNFCGVHFFNPPRYLRLLEIIPTPHTDAEVVNFLMHYGDRFLGKTTVLCKDTPAFIANRVGVYAIMEVIKIMQDLDMTIDEVDKLTGPVIGHAKSATFRTSDVVGLDTLTKVASNLYAALPNDESRDIFVLPEFLKQMEANKWLGDKTKQGFYKKTVGANGAKEIHSLNLKTLEYAPAGKVKFATLELTKTIEVVKDRFKVLVKGQDKAGEFYRQMFAGLFQYVSHRIPEISDELYKIDDALRAGFGWEVGPFEKWDAIGVAKAIEIMTALGKKPAAWVTEMLAAGHTSFYKVEGGVRKFYDVATKSYKGIPGTENFIILDNLRSTNKVWGNAGSTIFDLGDGVLGVEFHTKMNTLGAEVIEGVNKAISLTEKSYRGLVIGNQGSNFSAGANLAMLFMFAVEQEYDEVDMMIRQFQNTVMRARYSSVPVVVAPHGLTLGGGCEFTMHADGVQAAAETYIGLVELGVGLIPAGGGTKEMALRVSSSVETGDPELNRLQNAFMNIATAKVATSANEAFDMNILRRGDRISTNLSRQIRDAKEFVLDLANAGYTQPKQRTDIKVQGKAGIALFKAGINAMRMGRYISEHDQKVAEKLAYVISGGDLSYPQLVTEQYLLDLEREAFLSLSGERKTLERIQSLLNGGKVIRN